From one Candidatus Neomarinimicrobiota bacterium genomic stretch:
- a CDS encoding glycosyltransferase family 4 protein has translation MLLMNEFTQDLRVQKEGISLINDQQEVVIIALKDKYTKRNENRNGISVYRMSISTRWLPKNYFFWFIKYIEFMIRSIIAGVRVSSQAVHAHDLNTLFIGWVVKKIRRIPLVYDSHELYIDRITNPLAFRLWKTIESFAIKQVDRAYAENVSRAQVLEQRYNVTGILPLRNCQHLNLTPKNDYLRKKLNIKLNQKIILYQGLVTRLRGVDKLIEMMRFLPRESYCLVIIGPGKFVDQAKVIIKQDKLHNIHVIGNVALEELPRYTASADLGISLIQNVNKNHYYALSNKIFEYLSAGLPIVFSNFPEMKRVIEEEQVGYVVDETNPEQAATAVRKILEDTTLYEQMVNRAYGCVKEKYNWDNEVQDLMYYYRRVDNNE, from the coding sequence ATGTTACTGATGAATGAGTTTACTCAAGATTTGCGGGTGCAAAAGGAAGGCATAAGTTTGATTAACGACCAACAGGAAGTTGTCATTATTGCCCTCAAAGATAAATATACTAAAAGAAATGAAAATCGAAATGGTATCTCAGTTTATCGCATGAGCATATCCACAAGATGGCTTCCCAAGAATTACTTCTTTTGGTTCATAAAATATATTGAATTTATGATCAGGTCGATTATCGCCGGCGTGCGAGTTTCATCACAGGCAGTCCATGCTCATGATCTTAATACTTTATTTATTGGATGGGTTGTAAAGAAAATACGTCGTATTCCCTTAGTCTATGATTCACACGAATTATACATTGATAGAATCACAAATCCTTTGGCCTTTAGATTGTGGAAAACTATAGAATCTTTTGCTATTAAGCAGGTTGACCGTGCGTATGCAGAAAATGTGTCTCGCGCTCAAGTATTAGAACAAAGATATAATGTCACAGGGATTTTGCCTTTACGTAATTGCCAACATCTGAATCTTACACCCAAAAATGATTATTTGCGAAAAAAACTAAATATTAAGTTAAATCAAAAAATAATACTGTACCAGGGACTGGTTACTAGGCTTAGAGGTGTAGATAAGCTTATAGAGATGATGAGATTCCTTCCAAGAGAATCGTATTGCCTAGTCATTATTGGGCCAGGTAAGTTTGTTGATCAGGCCAAGGTAATTATTAAGCAGGATAAGTTGCATAATATCCATGTTATTGGCAATGTTGCACTCGAAGAGCTTCCTCGTTACACGGCTTCAGCTGATCTTGGCATTTCCCTCATCCAAAATGTTAATAAAAATCACTACTACGCCCTATCGAATAAAATATTTGAATATTTATCGGCAGGACTTCCAATAGTGTTCAGTAATTTTCCTGAAATGAAGAGGGTTATCGAAGAAGAACAGGTTGGCTATGTAGTGGATGAGACCAACCCAGAACAAGCCGCAACTGCAGTAAGAAAGATATTGGAAGACACAACTCTCTATGAACAGATGGTTAACAGAGCATACGGTTGTGTTAAGGAAAAGTATAACTGGGATAATGAGGTACAAGATCTCATGTATTATTACCGCAGAGTTGACAATAATGAGTGA
- a CDS encoding O-antigen ligase family protein: protein MKIISSIDKKVIVLVIVLDIIAIGIGILPIAWAMLIGVGAIGLVFITHFPLFGISIFLVGSYLFSFFIGESQIITIVLVAIALTGTTLYYIDRNIPYRNLQNDYATLSFVLFSGLLIVGFFYTPNKVYAVSKIYRYFMFNSLAFMIPFIFSDDIKSLKKLYANIFYVALGLVILSSILILSTNSYTYSRFNLDGRMNPIWIARIIGVGILISLYYLQQIRDRKTKSGLVLYIFIGLWIIVLTGSRAPIIALLVSAMVFMMFIQKRSHKFKILTIAGALSFSTILLMLIPSTVIMSKYTTIGSKVSVLQRFALWEKAIEISFDNPFIGKGTGGFQLHSLGFSKYPHNIFLETSSELGLIGLVIMISFFFRPFWDIPQMFDKDRAFSVLMLSLWVFVSFNAQFSGDVTGNYLVWFFIGSWIVLSSEKVKVV from the coding sequence ATGAAAATAATATCATCCATAGATAAAAAAGTAATAGTATTGGTGATCGTGTTAGACATAATAGCTATTGGCATTGGCATTCTTCCTATTGCCTGGGCCATGCTAATAGGTGTAGGGGCAATTGGTTTGGTTTTTATCACACACTTTCCCTTATTTGGAATCTCGATCTTTTTAGTTGGGAGCTATTTATTTTCGTTCTTTATCGGAGAGAGTCAAATAATCACTATTGTTCTTGTCGCAATAGCTTTAACGGGTACGACATTGTACTATATCGATCGAAATATTCCATATCGCAATTTGCAAAATGATTATGCCACACTTTCATTTGTATTGTTCTCAGGTTTACTCATAGTGGGTTTCTTTTATACACCCAATAAAGTTTATGCGGTTTCAAAAATATACCGCTATTTTATGTTTAATTCACTAGCATTTATGATTCCGTTCATATTCAGCGACGATATAAAATCACTAAAAAAACTGTATGCAAATATTTTTTATGTCGCACTTGGTTTAGTCATTTTATCAAGCATATTGATACTTTCTACCAATAGTTACACTTACTCAAGATTTAATCTGGATGGGAGAATGAATCCCATCTGGATTGCCAGAATAATTGGTGTTGGTATTCTGATCAGCCTGTACTATTTACAGCAAATACGTGATAGGAAGACAAAAAGTGGCTTAGTCCTATACATCTTTATTGGACTATGGATAATAGTGTTAACCGGATCTAGAGCTCCAATAATTGCTCTTCTTGTTAGTGCCATGGTATTTATGATGTTCATTCAGAAGCGCTCTCATAAATTTAAAATTCTGACGATTGCCGGGGCATTATCCTTCTCAACCATATTATTGATGTTGATTCCATCTACAGTAATCATGAGTAAATACACAACAATAGGTTCTAAAGTTTCAGTATTACAAAGATTTGCTCTGTGGGAAAAGGCAATAGAGATTTCTTTTGATAATCCCTTTATTGGAAAGGGAACCGGAGGGTTTCAATTACATAGTTTGGGGTTCTCAAAATATCCACATAATATTTTCTTGGAAACAAGTTCAGAATTAGGTCTCATTGGTCTTGTGATCATGATTTCTTTCTTTTTTCGCCCATTTTGGGATATTCCACAAATGTTTGATAAGGATAGAGCTTTTAGTGTTTTAATGCTATCACTGTGGGTTTTTGTTTCATTCAATGCACAATTTAGTGGGGATGTTACTGGAAATTACTTGGTCTGGTTTTTCATAGGAAGCTGGATTGTACTTTCATCGGAGAAGGTAAAAGTTGTATGA
- a CDS encoding lipopolysaccharide biosynthesis protein, which yields MLKKIVIDALKYTPTKIIPALISILIIPILTHMFSPEQYGYLGVSLSAISLLSILTAGWTVNSNLRFYEQRKNEGSEISHIQSLIFISVLLSGFVSILSFIILKILFHYTIIPEGLNKYTNSTVLLLFLNPVVAIILSFYRMQGKTTGYTLIDVSFNTGKYIIGLTLIALMPLYFGLEAIILGGIGAAIIIITLLLFKSGFQQISLNIQKVNFLKEYWYYGYPFIIVLLSNWVITLATRNLLLILRPEYPYEVGWFTVSQNIVDRSLRILFQLLMLAALPVIYRTWENEGPSVTRKLLSTITKYYVTIFAPIVLWLSLTAQTIFQVVTGEQYWDGYVAVPWLATGIFLVGLNQYFVLPITLKKKSKLLGKITAGSALIGLVLNIVLIKTMGFIGGSISIFITFGLFTSITLYYSNNILPFTFSIKHLAKLALALALMGISVFYSLNIFLNPIAKLGLSFVVGSAIYVIVSWILKIINLKSDFQQPSS from the coding sequence GTGTTAAAGAAAATTGTAATCGATGCTTTAAAATATACTCCCACCAAGATTATTCCGGCTTTAATAAGCATCCTTATAATACCAATCTTAACCCACATGTTCTCGCCAGAACAATATGGGTATCTGGGTGTTTCGCTTTCTGCCATATCCTTATTGAGCATTCTAACAGCTGGTTGGACGGTCAATTCAAACTTACGTTTTTATGAGCAACGTAAAAATGAAGGATCGGAAATATCTCATATACAGTCTTTGATCTTTATTTCTGTTTTGTTATCAGGTTTTGTCTCCATTCTTTCATTCATTATTCTAAAAATCTTATTTCACTATACTATTATTCCTGAGGGCTTAAATAAATACACAAACAGCACTGTACTACTCCTTTTTTTAAATCCAGTTGTGGCAATTATTCTTTCTTTCTATCGAATGCAGGGAAAAACCACTGGTTATACGCTAATTGATGTATCTTTTAATACTGGTAAGTACATAATTGGACTAACCTTAATTGCATTAATGCCATTGTACTTCGGACTTGAAGCCATAATTCTTGGTGGTATTGGAGCAGCGATTATCATTATAACACTGCTTTTATTTAAAAGCGGATTTCAGCAAATCAGCTTAAATATACAAAAAGTAAACTTCCTGAAAGAATATTGGTATTACGGATATCCATTTATCATCGTTTTGCTTTCAAACTGGGTAATTACTCTGGCAACGCGTAACTTACTGTTAATCTTGCGCCCAGAGTATCCATATGAAGTTGGGTGGTTTACTGTTAGTCAAAATATCGTTGATAGATCCTTGCGTATTTTGTTTCAGCTATTAATGCTGGCTGCTTTGCCTGTTATCTACCGGACTTGGGAGAATGAAGGACCTAGTGTCACCAGAAAGTTATTATCAACAATCACAAAATATTATGTTACAATATTTGCACCAATCGTTCTGTGGCTTTCATTAACAGCACAAACAATATTTCAGGTTGTCACTGGCGAACAATATTGGGATGGATACGTAGCTGTACCGTGGTTAGCCACGGGTATATTCCTAGTAGGGTTGAACCAGTATTTTGTGCTACCGATCACGCTTAAGAAAAAAAGTAAATTGTTGGGAAAAATAACTGCTGGTTCAGCGCTTATCGGTCTGGTCCTGAATATAGTTTTGATAAAAACCATGGGCTTTATTGGAGGTTCTATCTCAATATTCATCACATTTGGTCTATTTACATCAATAACACTTTATTATTCAAATAATATTCTACCATTCACATTCAGTATTAAGCACTTGGCGAAACTCGCACTAGCACTTGCATTAATGGGGATATCCGTATTTTATTCATTAAACATATTCTTGAATCCCATTGCCAAGTTAGGATTGAGTTTTGTCGTTGGCTCCGCCATTTATGTAATTGTGTCATGGATTCTTAAAATAATTAATCTAAAAAGTGATTTCCAACAGCCAAGTAGTTGA
- a CDS encoding Wzz/FepE/Etk N-terminal domain-containing protein — MNLLEIFSTIAKYKKVIVVNFIIVATLSATISLLLPKWYRSTVLIMPPASQSPLGSIGVLGNIALGGILSGGDENQNRFIAILKSRRLLTDVVDKFDLWKIYDTDTYENALAALQGNMKIEIGDEMQIKVSLFDQDQEGVANILNYAINRLDSINIDLATQKAHNNRIFIESRLFDVIDSLAYLENDFISFLEINGVLSLPDQITAGITQAGELKSIITQKEIELAVSKQVLDSENPTITRLNIEIQVLQKKYDEYFSERNLKDLFPNFNDIPSLQLSIERISRKIKYHTTVLEFLGPQYEQAKIEEIKNVSTVQVLDWGARPEKRSRPHRTLIVLVSTMLSTLLLAYGLIVYEKYTTSKK; from the coding sequence ATGAACTTACTTGAAATATTTTCAACAATAGCTAAGTACAAGAAAGTAATAGTCGTTAATTTTATCATTGTGGCCACTTTGTCAGCAACTATCAGTCTTCTTCTTCCCAAATGGTATAGGTCAACTGTTTTAATAATGCCACCTGCAAGCCAATCACCACTGGGATCAATTGGGGTTTTAGGAAATATTGCGCTTGGTGGGATCCTCAGCGGAGGTGACGAAAACCAGAACAGATTCATTGCAATTCTAAAGAGTCGAAGGCTACTTACCGATGTGGTTGATAAGTTTGACCTGTGGAAAATTTATGATACAGATACTTATGAAAATGCACTGGCTGCGCTTCAGGGGAACATGAAAATAGAGATTGGGGATGAAATGCAGATAAAAGTTTCATTGTTCGATCAAGACCAGGAAGGAGTAGCTAACATATTAAACTATGCTATTAACAGATTAGATAGTATTAATATCGACCTGGCAACCCAGAAGGCGCACAACAATAGAATATTCATTGAAAGCAGGTTATTCGATGTGATTGACTCTTTAGCATATCTAGAAAATGATTTCATCAGTTTTCTGGAAATTAATGGAGTTTTAAGTCTACCTGATCAAATAACTGCCGGGATTACCCAGGCGGGAGAATTAAAGTCAATTATTACTCAGAAAGAAATTGAGTTAGCCGTATCTAAACAAGTATTAGACTCAGAAAATCCAACAATAACGCGTTTGAACATAGAGATACAAGTTTTACAAAAAAAATATGATGAGTATTTTAGCGAAAGGAATCTAAAGGATTTATTCCCGAACTTTAATGATATTCCAAGTTTACAGCTAAGTATTGAAAGAATTTCACGCAAGATAAAATATCACACAACAGTTTTAGAATTCCTAGGACCACAGTATGAACAGGCAAAGATCGAAGAAATAAAGAATGTTTCAACCGTGCAAGTATTGGATTGGGGTGCTCGTCCTGAGAAAAGAAGTAGGCCACACCGAACGCTTATTGTCCTAGTCTCAACGATGTTGTCCACTCTGCTATTAGCTTATGGATTGATTGTGTACGAAAAATATACTACCAGCAAAAAATAG
- a CDS encoding SLBB domain-containing protein, translating into MRFYMRTITLLILIATLFGQDYGRMQAPGTESGSSEVQAAIALKEEAFALERIIDPDQYILGPGDKIGLNIQASINHTLPLTITPTGDLFIPSVGVCHVSGYTLTAGTEVVRKYVLDQAYPTAQINMALVSPRHFLLQVSGAVRKPGFVIVTPLSRLDEVIEKAGKFHQLAKEFEILVTRSDEKQELVNFHKYVLGGNLNSNPTFLEGDRVSIPFGDLEKSGIVVRGSVGGGGYDIISESETLGNYIKRKVRFGKNADLRNVTLTRTIDNAIVHLVIAPNNFDKTVLKAQDEINFLWERGVMVNGFVQTPGGFSFYPGYSVADYISLAGGNSINGDPRRVKVIHQDGVNEYGDEVIVMRGDVIYVPRTRKDIFIGNSSILGVLTALATVYLTFLAVK; encoded by the coding sequence ATGCGTTTTTATATGAGAACGATAACTCTACTGATCCTTATAGCCACTCTTTTTGGGCAGGATTATGGGCGGATGCAGGCACCTGGAACTGAAAGTGGATCCAGCGAAGTACAGGCTGCAATAGCACTCAAAGAGGAAGCTTTTGCTTTAGAACGAATCATTGATCCGGATCAATATATTTTAGGTCCAGGTGACAAAATTGGACTAAATATTCAGGCATCTATCAATCATACACTCCCGCTTACAATTACACCCACGGGGGATTTATTTATTCCCAGTGTTGGCGTTTGTCATGTTTCTGGCTATACACTTACTGCAGGCACTGAAGTGGTACGGAAATATGTGCTTGACCAGGCATATCCTACAGCTCAGATCAATATGGCACTTGTTAGTCCGAGACACTTTTTACTGCAAGTAAGTGGTGCAGTAAGAAAACCGGGATTTGTGATAGTTACCCCTTTATCCAGATTGGATGAAGTAATCGAAAAAGCTGGTAAATTTCACCAGCTGGCAAAGGAGTTTGAGATTTTGGTGACTAGATCCGACGAAAAACAAGAGTTGGTGAATTTTCATAAATATGTTTTAGGTGGCAATCTAAATTCAAATCCTACCTTTTTAGAAGGAGATAGAGTTAGTATTCCATTCGGTGATCTGGAGAAGAGTGGAATTGTCGTACGTGGTTCAGTTGGAGGCGGTGGTTATGATATTATTTCTGAGAGTGAAACATTAGGAAATTATATCAAACGGAAAGTACGCTTTGGTAAAAATGCAGATCTTAGAAATGTCACATTGACACGAACTATAGATAATGCAATCGTTCATTTGGTAATTGCTCCCAATAATTTCGACAAAACAGTATTAAAAGCCCAGGATGAGATAAATTTTTTATGGGAACGGGGGGTCATGGTCAATGGTTTTGTGCAAACACCGGGCGGTTTTTCCTTCTATCCAGGTTATTCTGTAGCTGATTATATAAGCCTTGCTGGCGGTAACTCTATCAATGGAGACCCAAGGCGGGTGAAGGTTATTCACCAAGATGGAGTGAATGAATATGGTGATGAAGTGATCGTTATGAGAGGTGATGTCATTTATGTTCCCAGAACACGGAAAGACATTTTCATTGGAAATTCGAGTATTTTAGGAGTATTAACTGCCCTAGCGACTGTTTATCTCACCTTTTTAGCTGTAAAGTGA